One window of the Babesia microti strain RI chromosome IV, complete genome genome contains the following:
- a CDS encoding hypothetical protein (overlaps_old_locusTagID:BBM_III09020) encodes MFVPTEYLFKLPFAKDRVKFLRRYCVVSLCLGVGLFMLAHNPSYHTINPKPSFIYKMHLKSLLAKGVIDQQRHDAFLNFDKLR; translated from the coding sequence ATGTTTGTACCCACTGAATACTTATTCAAACTTCCCTTTGCCAAAGATAGAGTCAAATTTTTGCGCAGATATTGCGTTGTCTCACTGTGTCTGGGCGTTGGACTTTTCATGTTGGCCCACAATCCATCCTATCACACAATAAACCCCAAGCCATCtttcatttataaaatgcATTTGAAGAGTCTACTTGCCAAAGGGGTTATAGATCAGCAGAGGCATGATGCATTCctaaattttgacaaactGCGCTGA
- a CDS encoding hypothetical protein (overlaps_old_locusTagID:BBM_III09015): MYTHVIVATFLELLLSVLATTDTSNTHVNKFESAEMMVSKSTTDSNPVSVIGVMDRNIKHNLHNSLQGAKCNGAYCKLSNNKNVESMKNGTNFLIVKHFCLNSCVCWPLWAFSIAYLFCQFIIFLAFVHSSANIFTNGIWGKTFYTHGGLYLIIFSLLTGTIGGLVGYYKSFCIPVILALIGGSLNVGAAVILVVTTIMFGIVGLGLGLIPFCKNLKMNIKYTERCDRLEDLNNYGSNESSNSDTSSRS; the protein is encoded by the exons ATGTATACACATGTAATTGTAGCGACTTTTTTAGAATTATTGTTAAGTGTATTGGCAACGACAGATACTAGTAATACtcatgtaaataaatttgaaagcGCTGAAATGATGGTATCAAAGAGCACTACCGATTCAAATCCTGTTTCCGTGATTGGTGTTATGGATAGGAATATCaaacataatttacataattcCTTGCAAGGCGCCAAGTGTAATGGCGCATACTGCAAATTGtctaataataaaaatgtggAATCCATGAAAAATGGGACTAATTTTCTTATT gTTAAACATTTTTGCCTAAACAGTTGTGTATGTTGGCCTTTGTGGGCCTTTTCAATAGCTTATCTATTTTGCCAGTTCATAATCTTCTTAGCCTTTGTTCACTCTTCAgccaatatatttacaaat GGAATTTGGGGAAAAACTTTTTACACTCATGGTGGTTTGTACTTaatcattttttcattGTTAACTGGTACAATTGGTGGATTGGTGGGATATTATAAATCATTCTGTATACCAGTAATACTGGCACTAATAGGTGGTTCCCTAAATGTAGGTGCTGCAGTTATTCTTGTTG TGACAACAATAATGTTTGGCATTGTTGGATTGGGATTGGGATTAATCCCCTTctgcaaaaatttgaaaatgaacATCAAGTACACTGAACGGTGTGATAG GCTAGAAGATTTGAATAACTATGGAAGTAACGAATCATCCAACTCTGATACAAGTAGCAGATCGTAA
- a CDS encoding hypothetical protein (overlaps_old_locusTagID:BBM_III09025;~overlaps_old_locusTagID:BBM_III09030), protein MESDQTPEELFIRRCYRRDVRSLSISYIEQPEKLTALEKFIKTETISELHIIQVTRIPLEYILTTFINHPCNLTTFEIKTVSLSWDDNTIALIAKFFGLHRNTIRHLTIRCYLKSKHIATILQCVPIGIESLDLSENIFDKESHYLEPLIQVIGDSELIELKLSNTSMSKVGIRNLFVKLGELNKPIALRNIQGIEIANSNIVNGTKEVDTINQLKFIKNSDYLNYLRDVYFLKLMIDNRIRVWWPPTTTETKTLYSGRYWPAKVLQVNTMDKILVVKYDNDELDYVQHTCIQPLSPFKFGGGLSDNIIENTFFIKKIVDLPVDQTNKRKPVMDFVESEWGINDTLAGNLITCGELCEFRDPRDINSTDPSDFVGYTKELNPEEPLYSCKCIYQDDEHAEVSSCNIRRAVVVKWNNWVYECARAHRLIARNQNNLISKLNVLVESVWVYPRVITSETKLASYPSNMRVDSLQKHRKAIKFDLRNHPGLKGFDDIKSIDNLDRFELIKKCKSFHDELVTAKAKLNIFDFLENECQELRVQVDRYETKIQELESQLLCFICTKSKINCIIHPCGHFQICDICASTMGKCPSCTNRITSIQLIKFALC, encoded by the exons ATGGAATCTGATCAGACTCCAGAGGAGTTGTTTATCCGCAGATGCTACAGGAGGGATGTTAGATCACTCTCGATCAGCTATATTGAGCAACCCGAAAAACTTACCGCACTGGAAAAGTTTATAAAAACTGAGACAATTTCGGAATTGCACATAATTCAAGTAACCAGAATTCCTTTAGAGTATATTCTTACCACTTTTATAAACCATCCCTGCAATTTGACCACATTTGAAATCAAAACTGTATCACTTTCCTGGGATGATAACACTATTGCCCTCattgccaaattttttgGACTACACCGTAATACTATTAGGCACTTAACTATAAGATGTTACCTAAAAAGCAAACACATAGCCACGATACTTCAGTGTGTACCGATTGGCATTGAATCTTTAGATCTATCAGAGAATATATTCGATAAGGAATCACACTACCTCGAACCCCTAATTCAAGTGATTGGCGACAGTGAGTTAATTGAACTCAAGTTATCTAATACTAGTATGAGCAAAGTTGGTATCCGCAATTTATTCGTAAAACTTGGTGAATTAAATAAACCAATAGCCTTACGCAATATACAAG GCATTGAAATAGCAAATAGTAACATTGTAAACGGCACTAAGGAGGTTGATACCATTAACCaactcaaatttatcaagaATTCAGATTACTTAAACTATTTAAGAGATGTTTATTTCCTGAAACTGATGATAGATAATCGCATTCGGGTGTGGTGGCCTCCTACAACTACTGAA ACCAAGACGTTGTATTCTGGTCGTTATTGGCCTGCAAAGGTGCTTCAAGTTAATACAATGGACAAAATACTCGTTGTGAAATATGATAACGATGAATTAGACTACGTACAACATACGTGTATACAACCATTATCGCCTTTTAAGTTTGGCGGTGGATTGTCTGATAATATTATAGAAAATActttttttattaaaaaaattgttgatttaCCCGTGGATCAAACTAATAAAAGGAAACCTGTAATGGATTTTGTAGAATCGGAATGGGGTATAAATGATACATTGGCTGGTAACTTAATTACATGTGGCGAATTATGCGAGTTTAGAGATCCACGTGACATAAATTCCACAGACCCCAGCGATTTTGTGGGTTATACCAAAGAATTAAATCCGGAAGAACCACTATATTCGTGCAAGTGTATCTATCAAGACGACGAACATGCTGAAGTATCTTCATGTAACATTAGACGGGCAGTTGTAGTTAAATGGAATAATTGGGTGTATGAATGCGCTAGAGCTCATAGATTAATTGCAAGAAaccaaaataatttgataagtAAACTAAATGTTCTGGTTGAGAGTGTTTGGGTTTATCCAAGAGTTATAACATCTGAAACTAAACTGGCATCTTATCCTTCAAATATGAGAGTAGATTCATTGCAAAAACATAGAAaagcaattaaatttgaccTAAGGAACCATCCAGGTCTAAAAGGGtttgatgatattaaatcCATCGACAATTTGGACCGCTTTGAACtgattaaaaaatgcaaAAGTTTCCACGATGAACTGGTAACTGCTAAAGCTAAGTTGAACATTTTTGATTTTCTGGAAAATGAATGCCAGGAATTGCGTGTTCAGGTGGATAGGTATGAGACAAAAATACAAGAATTAGAGTCTCAATTGTTATGTTTCATATGCACAAAAAGTAAgattaattgcataattcACCCATGCGGCCACTTCCAAATTTGTGATAT ATGTGCTAGTACCATGGGTAAATGCCCATCTTGCACCAACAGGATAACAAGTATAcaattgatcaaatttgCACTGTGTTAA
- a CDS encoding charged multivesicular body protein 4 (overlaps_old_locusTagID:BBM_III09030): MFSFFKGRHNPNSPKHRANGATSQITIDETILEGKKAIQSLVDRQTLLEAQIKHATEEAKARAGVEDKAGAIASLRKKKLYMEELARINNSIVTLETQHITLESASIQHTAYTALSKGVELQKQLQANMPIEKLDRLIEDMQEQREFQAEINDAFNQIYDNTEFDQDYDELLNECKLDPPKLNDTSVGATLTYEKLT, translated from the exons AtgttttcattttttaagGGCAGACATAATCCCAACTCTCCAAAACATCGGGCAAATGGCGCAACCTCTCAGATAACTATAGACGAGACTATTTTAGAAGGGAAAAAGGCCATTCAATCCCTTGTAGACCGACAAACACTCCTAGAAGCACAAATCAAG CATGCAACGGAGGAGGCCAAGGCAAGGGCCGGTGTGGAAGATAAGGCAGGAGCAATCGCATCTCTAAGGAAAAAGAAGCTTTATATGGAAGAACTTGCTcgtataaataattcaattgtcACATTGGAAACACAGCATATCACTCTTGAAAGTGCCAGTATCCAACATACAGCATACACGGCTCTGAGCAAGGGCGTTGAATTGCAAAAGCAACTACAAGCCAATATGCCTATTGAAAAGTTAGATAGGCTTATAGAAGATATGCAGGAACAACGCGAATTTCAGGCGGAAATTAACGATGcttttaatcaaatatacGACAACACAGAATTCGACCAAGATTATGATGAACTACTTAACGAATGTAAATTGGATCCACCTAAACTTAACGATACTAGTGTCGGTGCTACGCTAACGTATGAAAAGCTTACATGA
- a CDS encoding translation initiation factor SUI1 (overlaps_old_locusTagID:BBM_III09033): MPLEFDITGVTDPFSHSGGSEKGRNNCSSNFVHIRNQQRNGRKSVTTVQGLQDTLDLKKVVRALKKEFSCNGTVISHPEYGPIIQLQGDKRHDVVNFLERENLCSSDQIRLHGA, translated from the exons ATGCCCCTCGAGTTTGATATTACTGGAGTGACTGATCCATTTTCGCACAGTGGTGGTAGCGAAAAGGGTCGTAACAATTGTTCTAGCAACTTTGTTCACATTAGAAATCAACAAAGAAATGGACGTAAAAGCGTAACAACTGTTCAGGGTCTACAGGATACACTGGATCTAAAAAAAGTTGTACGCGCTTTGAAAAAAGAGTTTAGTTGTAATGGCACGGTCATTTCGCACCCAGAATATGGTcctattatacaattacaa GGAGATAAGAGGCATGATGTCGTAAACTTCTTAGAAAGGGAAAACCTCTGCTCATCGGACCAAATCAGATTGCATGGGGCGTAG